The sequence acacaatcacataacaatatttaaatccatagtctcatcaattacatcacaaaagtctcatctatagtctcatcaattacatcacaaaagtctcatccatagtcataataagacgCATCTCATCATTCAgtactaataagagacaatatctcatGCATAGTTATAATAAAAGTCTTAAGTATCAGAACGcaataacatggaagctcacggTCGCCGATCACCATCGGGTTACAGTGAAGAGTGATGGTCGATATCTCCACTATTGAAGAGGGTTTTGACAAAGTCTAACCCGTCCTCTTGTTCATGCAtcggcaaggtagctggaggggtctaatatacatgtacaaatgacatttgctgagttacatcataatataactaacaacaagtaaatgatgatgaatatgcatacctgatgttcggtagaTGGAGATGTAGGTATAGGTGGAGGTGAAGACTAAGGATAATGAACGGGAGGTGGGGGGCACCGGGACGTGTATCCCTTGGGCctgtgctagttgctacaaatttgtcgaactcattcacatcagcgttttaaatcaatacatatcttaaattgaaagctattatcttttgaacttacttgtatgagtgtttgatgttgctgaatctgtgtagcataatattcatgttgtgcagcttgttgcttcaagtaatcctgatgtcgcctaagttcttctcgcagttgctccacttctgctggatcttgagtggagcgaagggagctacgagcagcagacctcgatgaacctccacgctgaaccctcacctggctcgagtcgatgacgttagcaaacattgtgtacctacaaaacaagtaacaTCACGCCAGATTAAGAATACATGTATTGCACTCAACCAATGAAACAATATAAGATATGTAGAGTCCTCACCTTCCATGAGCACCACAACCATAACTAGAAATTACAACGAGTCAACTACAATCAACGAAAATGGCTTAAATTGTACTTACCATTCGTTTTGCCAAACAAAAGTGATCATCACCTCCATACCTATGATACGACTCGGTATGGAACACGAGGCCGCGCTAAAAACTGCTCCTACTATGGGAACCCGGCCTTGTAGAGCGCCAATCATCATCTAGATTAATGATTAATGATGGACGGCCACTATAAGCGCGTAGGAGCAAATAAGATCAGTCCGAATTATGGAGGACAGCCCAATCTCCATGGCGTCTACATGATAGGGACTGCGAGGGGGGAATCCATCACCGTCACCGTCCGATGGTGGGTAGCAAAGTCTAGTACTCCATAACTATCACGCGGTGTGGTGTGTGCCAACCACCTGACGATCCACCAACTACCACACGTACTCTTGAGCACGGCAGAAACATGTTGGAGAACAGAACGGTGAGGATGGTTGTGTTACGTACCAGGGCGGTGCGGAGGCCGAGCGCTTTCCTCATGGCGATGTTCCTCTCGCTGTCGTCCAGGAACAGCTGACAGAGCAAACAGCGTCAGGTTTCAATCATCCATGCTAATAAAATGATAGTAATATACGACAGATGTCAcggatataataataataataatcgtAAAAATCTGTCTCCATCCAAAGCAGTAGTCCATCAGTTTTGTTTTTACCTTTGTCTAATCTGTAACTAAAATAGTCTTGCCCAGTGCTCTACGACTCCAGGCAAACATAAACgatgataataataataaaagagCTT is a genomic window of Zea mays cultivar B73 chromosome 5, Zm-B73-REFERENCE-NAM-5.0, whole genome shotgun sequence containing:
- the LOC103627998 gene encoding uncharacterized protein, translated to MERALERLGVDEVVCFKTMNPHLFGDDARAADRRPAVVLKPAVDAIVAGLRAAGSSPRWTLFLDDSERNIAMRKALGLRTALVRNTTILTVLFSNMFLPCSRVRVVVGGSSGGWHTPHRVIVMEY